In Drosophila yakuba strain Tai18E2 chromosome 2R, Prin_Dyak_Tai18E2_2.1, whole genome shotgun sequence, a single genomic region encodes these proteins:
- the LOC6529853 gene encoding LOW QUALITY PROTEIN: uncharacterized protein LOC6529853 (The sequence of the model RefSeq protein was modified relative to this genomic sequence to represent the inferred CDS: deleted 2 bases in 1 codon), which produces MQINARDGIQMNKAPGQNRILMLSPTRPVSCRRCVVINMANIPIHSTSAHQLRYKEPHSHIVSAFMKMQSTGSGKTPAETIKMHAKRQTTKPCNTSCRNMGNMKPKPKTVTKTAAKITSHATQSNAYSRQPKHAAKKRGRAKFACIFTNFRSEKSV; this is translated from the exons ATGCAAATTAACGCTCGAGATGGGATTCAAATGAATAAGGCTCCTGGCCAAAATAGAATATTGATGTTATCCCCAACC AGACCAGTTAGCTGCCGACGTTGTGTGGTTATCAATATGGCCAATATTCCAATCCACAGCACATCCGCACACCAGCTGAGATACAAAGAGCCACACTCGCATATTGTATCTGCATTTATGAAAATGCAAAGTACGGGGTCGGGGAAAACGCCAGCTGAAACTATCAAAATGCATGCCAAgaggcaaacaacaaaaccaTGCAACACGAGCTGCCGCAACATGGGAAAcatgaaaccgaaaccgaaaactgTAACTAAAACTGCGGCCAAAATCACCTCCCATGCCACCCAATCGAATGCTTACTCCAGGCAGCCAAAACATGCAGCAAAAAAGCGAGGACGGgcgaaatttgcatgcatATTTACAAACTTTCGTTCGGAAAAGTCAGTATAA